In Drosophila santomea strain STO CAGO 1482 chromosome 2L, Prin_Dsan_1.1, whole genome shotgun sequence, a single window of DNA contains:
- the LOC120454892 gene encoding uncharacterized protein LOC120454892, with amino-acid sequence MELRICYTHSLYKILALCCFLTIALFLIYPLNSSWNANNKLYPPTTRVSRVSKKTEPQKYYVKTSMCHIPFVDPFNDEAMELYKPQTLITCSNETDLISTKYNKVIKRHVLYIDDEVAQKLLNFTDTDYNCFYREIKYGSHADTYDNLKGKKYFTSGYEVPVHVEGIIVECQTTEDPIVVLQKDAFTFIQHRPLPKDLIKPRAARKPSVIMYGIDSLSRINLRRTMPKVFNFLQGPGWYEMQGYNKVADNSFPNILAILSGYSPSTAKKNVCDTDDEGCLDKMPMIWKYFENASYLTGYAEDESDSNHFSYLKPGFSKKPMDYYFRPLLRALESEMDEYRLPEHDYMRYCLGRRIANRYIYDYALQFTQRFVHDRPIWGMFWSNHFSHDDPFLPSAMQEKILGDLLDMQEDGALEEMIMIFFADHGARFSKLTTLKEGYLEERLPMMFIYLPPWFRETYPSYVRALELNQHRLSSNFDLHNTLKHIIEIGGTPDGQKLPKSFDCPTCQSLFYPLPESRTCSEAGIEEHWCTCEPYRTITGLSWTTPIAHSVIDRMNEYFVQKNLTSLCSNLTLDYIHKTELKTGLNIDWHQEVKEMETAVYRTKFKVNQNSADFQATVVYHNSTQYAEVDVEKISRTNSYKDDSTCIDDKLAKLYCICFSDLNKNS; translated from the exons ATGGAGCTGCGAATTTGTTACACACATTCGCTGTACAAGATCCTTGCCTTGTGCTGCTTTTTGACCATCGCGCTTTTTCTAATATATCCATTGAATTCCTCTTGGAATGCAAATAATAAGTTATATCCGCCTACCACGCGAGTTTCTCGAGTTTCGAAGAAGACTGAACCGCAGAAATACTATGTGAAAACATCCATGTGCCACATTCCCTTCGTTGATCCTTTCAACGACGAAGCTATGGAGTTATACAAACCGCAAACACTAATCACCTGCTCGAATGAGACCGATCTCATATCAACCAAATACAATAAAGTTATCAAACGTCACGTGCTGTATATAGACGACGAAGTCGCCCAAAAATTGCTTAATTTCACAGACACGGATTATAATTGCTTTTACCGCGAAATCAAATATGGAAGTCATGCAGATACTTACGACAA TCTTAAGGGCAAAAAGTATTTCACGAGTGGTTACGAGGTGCCAGTCCACGTGGAGGGAATAATCGTCGAGTGTCAGACTACTGAGGATCCGATAGTCGTCCTCCAGAAGGACGCCTTCACCTTCATCCAGCATCGGCCGTTGCCCAAGGACCTCATAAAACCCAGGGCAGCTCGGAAGCCCAGTGTGATAATGTACGGTATTGACTCTCTTTCCCGGATAAACTTACGCCGAACTATGCCCAAAGTTTTCAACTTTCTCCAGGGCCCAGGATGGTACGAGATGCAAGGATACAATAAG GTGGCCGACAACTCATTTCCCAATATACTCGCTATTCTCAGTGGATATTCGCCCAGtacggcaaaaaaaaatgtgtgcGATACTGATGATGAAGGCTGCTTAGACAAAATGCCAATGATATGGAAGTATTTCGAGAATGCCAGTTATTTGACAGGATACGCGGAGGACGAGAGTGACTCAAATCATTTTAGCTACCTAAAGCCCGGCTTCTCCAAGAAGCCGATGGACTACTACTTTCGACCATTGCTTAGGGCACTGGAGTCCGAAATGGATGAGTACCGATTGCCGGAACATGACTACATGCGATACTGTCTGGGACGCAGGATAGCGAATCGTTATATCTACGACTATGCCCTGCAGTTCACTCAGCGTTTTGTGCACGATCGACCCATTTGGGGAATGTTCTGGTCAAATCACTTCAGTCACGATGATCCATTTCTGCCGTCGGCCATGCAGGAAAAGATTCTGGGAGATCTGCTCGATATGCAAGAGGATGGAGCTTTGGAAGAAATGATAATGATATTTTTCGCCGACCATGGTGCAAGATTTAGCAAGTTGACTACTCTGAAGGAGGGCTATTTGGAGGAGCGGCTGCCCATGATGTTTATATATCTGCCCCCCTGGTTCCGTGAGACATATCCATCTTATGTGAGGGCACTGGAGCTAAATCAGCACAGGCTTAGTTCCAACTTCGACCTCCACAATACACTCAAACATATCATAGAGATTGGAGGTACCCCAGATGGTCAAAAGCTACCCAAGTCCTTCGACTGCCCCACCTGCCAGTCGCTATTCTATCCCCTGCCGGAGAGTCGTACCTGTTCGGAGGCGGGCATTGAGGAGCACTGGTGCACCTGCGAACCCTACAGGACTATTACGGGACTGAGTTGGACCACTCCAATTGCCCACAGTGTGATCGATCGAATGAACGAGTATTTCGTTCAAAAGAACCTAACAAGTCTTTGCAGCAATCTGACGTTAGACTATATCCATAAGACTGAGTTGAAAACGGGCCTGAACATTGATTGGCATCAAGAAGTAAAGGAAATGGAAACTGCTGTTTATCGTACAAAGTTCAAAGTGAATCAGAATAGTGCTGACTTCCAAGCCACAGTGGTTTATCATAATTCCACCCAATATGCCGAAGTAGATGTGGAGAAAATCAGCAGAACGAACTCCTATAAAGATGACTCCACATGCATTGATGATAAGCTTGCAAAACTGTATTGTATTTGTTTCAGTGACCTCAACAAAAACTCTTAA
- the LOC122756403 gene encoding uncharacterized protein LOC122756403 gives MPMIWKYFKNASYLTGYAEDSSDLNHFSYMKPGFSKKPMDYYFRPLLKALESEMDEYRLPEYDLMRYCLGRRIANRYIYDYALQFTQRFVHDRPIWGMFWSNHFSHDDPFLPSAMQEKILGDLLDMHEDGAFKEMIMIFFADHGVRWGKLTYLKEGYLEERLPMMFIYLPPWFRETYPSYVRALELNQHRLSSNFDLHNTLKHIIEIGGTPDGQKLPKSFDCPTCQSLFYPLPESRTCSEAGIEEHWCTCEPYRTITGLSWTTPIAHSVIDRMNEYFVQKNLTSLCSNLTLNYIDTAELKTGLSIDWHQELKKMETAVYRIKFIVNQNNAEFQATVVYHNSTKYAEVDVEKISRTNSYKDDSTCIDDKLAKLYCICFSDLKKVS, from the coding sequence ATGCCAATGATATGGAAGTATTTTAAGAATGCCAGTTACTTGACAGGATATGCGGAGGACTCGAGTGACTTGAATCATTTTAGCTACATGAAGCCCGGCTTCTCCAAGAAGCCGATGGACTACTACTTTCGCCCGTTGCTTAAGGCACTGGAGTCCGAAATGGATGAGTACCGATTGCCGGAATATGACTTAATGCGATACTGTCTGGGACGCAGGATTGCGAATCGTTATATCTACGACTATGCCCTGCAGTTCACTCAGCGTTTTGTCCACGATCGACCCATATGGGGAATGTTCTGGTCAAATCACTTCAGTCACGATGATCCATTTCTGCCGTCGGCCATGCAGGAAAAGATTCTGGGAGATCTGCTCGATATGCATGAGGATGGGGCTTTCAAGGAAATGATAATGATATTTTTCGCCGACCATGGTGTAAGATGGGGCAAGTTGACTTATCTAAAGGAAGGCTATCTTGAAGAGCGGTTGCCCATGATGTTTATATATCTGCCCCCCTGGTTCCGTGAGACATATCCATCTTATGTGAGGGCACTGGAGCTAAATCAGCACAGGCTTAGTTCCAACTTCGACCTCCACAATACACTCAAACATATCATAGAGATTGGAGGTACCCCAGATGGTCAAAAGCTACCCAAGTCCTTCGACTGCCCCACCTGCCAGTCGCTATTCTATCCCCTGCCGGAGAGTCGTACCTGTTCGGAGGCGGGCATTGAGGAGCACTGGTGCACCTGCGAACCCTACAGGACTATCACGGGACTGAGTTGGACCACTCCAATTGCCCACAGTGTGATCGATCGAATGAACGAGTATTTCGTTCAAAAGAACCTAACAAGCCTTTGCAGCAATCTGACCTTAAACTATATCGATACGGCTGAATTGAAAACGGGTCTGAGCATCGATTGGCACCAAGAATTGAAGAAAATGGAAACTGCAGTTTATCGTATTAAGTTCATAGTGAATCAGAATAATGCTGAATTCCAAGCCACAGTGGTCTACCATAATTCCACCAAATATGCCGAAGTAGATGTGGAGAAAATCAGCAGAACGAACTCCTATAAAGATGACTCCACATGCATTGATGATAAGCTTGCAAAACTGTATTGTATTTGTTTCAGTGATCTCAAAAAAGTCTCTTAA
- the LOC120458531 gene encoding uncharacterized protein LOC120458531 gives MELQNCYTHSLYKIIVLCCILTITFFLIYPLNSSWNANNKLYPPTTRVSRVSKKTEPQKYYVKTSMCHIPFVDPFNDEAMELYKPQTLITCSNETDLISTKYNKFIKRHVLHIDDEVAQKLLNFTDTDYNCFYREIKYGSHAETYDNLKGKKYFTSGYEVPVHVEGIIVECQTAEDPIVVLQKDAFTFIQHRPLPKDLIKPRAARKPSVIMYGIDSLSRINLRRTMPKVFNFLQGPGWYEMQGYNKVADNSFPNILAILSGYSAGTAKENVCDTDDEGCLDKMPMIWKYFKNASYLTGYAEDESNLNHFTYRKPGFSKKPVDYYFRPLLKALESEMDEYRLPEYDFMRYCLGRRIANRYIYDYALQFTQRFVHDRPIWGMFWSNHFSHDDPFLPSAMQEKILGDLLDMQVDGALEEMIMIFFADHGTRFGKLTTLKEGYLEERLPMMFIYLPPWFRETYPSYVRALELNQHRLSSNFDLHNTLKHIIEIGGTPDGQKLPKSFDCPTCQSLFYPLPESRTCSEAGIEEHWCTCEPYKTITGLSWTTPIAHSVIDRMNEYFVQKNLTSLCSNLTLNYIHKTELKTGLNIDWHQEVKEMESAVYRTKFKVNQNSADFQATVVYHNSTKYAEVDVEKISRTNSYKNDSTCIDNKLSKLYCICFIDLNENS, from the exons ATGGAGTTGCAAAATTGTTACACACATTCGCTGTACAAGATCATTGTCTTGTGCTGCATTTTGACTATCACGTTTTTTCTAATATATCCATTGAATTCCTCTTGGAATGCAAATAATAAGTTATATCCGCCTACCACGCGAGTTTCTCGAGTTTCGAAGAAGACTGAACCGCAGAAATACTATGTGAAAACATCCATGTGCCACATTCCCTTCGTTGATCCTTTCAACGACGAAGCTATGGAGTTATACAAACCGCAAACTCTAATCACCTGCTCGAATGAGACCGATCTCATATCAACcaaatacaataaatttattaaacggCATGTTCTGCACATCGACGACGAAGTCGCCCAAAAATTGCTTAATTTCACAGATACTGATTATAATTGCTTTTACCGCGAAATCAAATATGGAAGTCATGCAGAGACTTACGACAA TCTTAAGGGCAAAAAGTATTTCACGAGTGGTTACGAGGTGCCAGTCCACGTGGAGGGAATAATCGTCGAGTGCCAGACTGCTGAGGATCCGATAGTTGTCCTCCAGAAGGACGCCTTCACCTTCATCCAGCATCGGCCGTTGCCCAAGGACCTCATAAAACCCAGGGCAGCTCGGAAGCCCAGTGTAATAATGTACGGTATTGACTCTCTTTCCCGGATAAACTTACGCCGAACTATGCCCAAAGTTTTCAACTTTCTCCAGGGCCCAGGATGGTACGAGATGCAAGGATACAATAAG GTGGCCGACAACTCATTTCCTAATATACTCGCTATTCTCAGTGGATATTCGGCCGGTACGGCCAAAGAAAATGTGTGCGATACTGATGATGAAGGCTGCTTAGACAAAATGCCCATGATATGGAAGTATTTCAAGAATGCCAGTTACTTGACAGGATATGCAGAGGACGAGAGTAACTTGAATCATTTCACCTATAGAAAGCCCGGATTCTCTAAGAAGCCGGTGGACTACTACTTTCGCCCGTTGCTTAAGGCACTAGAGTCCGAAATGGATGAGTACCGATTGCCGGAATATGACTTCATGCGATACTGTCTGGGACGCAGGATTGCGAATCGTTATATCTACGACTATGCCCTGCAGTTCACTCAGCGTTTTGTCCACGATCGACCCATATGGGGAATGTTCTGGTCAAATCACTTCAGTCACGATGATCCATTTCTGCCGTCGGCCATGCAGGAAAAGATTCTGGGAGATCTGCTCGATATGCAAGTGGATGGAGCTTTGGAAGAAATGATAATGATATTTTTCGCCGACCATGGAACAAGATTTGGCAAGTTGACTACTCTGAAGGAGGGCTATTTGGAGGAGCGGCTGCCCATGATGTTTATATATCTGCCCCCCTGGTTCCGTGAGACATATCCATCTTATGTGAGGGCACTGGAGCTAAATCAGCACAGGCTTAGTTCCAACTTTGACCTCCACAATACACTCAAACATATCATAGAGATTGGAGGTACCCCAGATGGTCAAAAGCTACCCAAGTCCTTCGACTGCCCCACCTGCCAGTCGCTGTTCTATCCCCTGCCGGAGAGTCGTACCTGTTCGGAGGCGGGCATTGAGGAGCACTGGTGCACCTGCGAACCCTACAAGACTATTACGGGACTGAGTTGGACCACTCCAATTGCCCACAGTGTGATCGATCGAATGAACGAGTATTTCGTTCAAAAGAACCTAACAAGCCTTTGCAGCAATCTGACATTAAACTATATCCATAAGACTGAGTTGAAAACGGGCCTGAACATTGATTGGCATCAAGAAGTAAAGGAAATGGAAAGTGCTGTTTATCGTACAAAGTTCAAAGTGAATCAGAATAGTGCTGACTTCCAAGCCACAGTGGTCTACCATAATTCCACCAAATATGCCGAAGTAGATGTGGAGAAAATCAGCAGAACGAACTCTTACAAAAATGACTCTACTTGCATTGATAATAAGCTTTCGAAACTATATTGTATCTGTTTCATTGACCTCAACGAAAACTCCTAA